From the genome of Rathayibacter sp. VKM Ac-2759, one region includes:
- a CDS encoding ABC transporter ATP-binding protein, giving the protein MPDTPALALEGLSLDYRLGRRSVRALDDVSFSVARGEIVALVGESGSGKSTIANAATGLLPTDASVASGRIVVDGTEVTRLSERRWSRIRGRKVGLIPQDPGASLTPVLTIGAQVAEIFAIRGERLGRAERRARSIELLEIAEVSRAADRLSQFPHELSGGLKQRILIAIAFGLNPSLLVADEPTSALDVTVQKQILRVLDRLAADHGTSVLFVTHDLALATDHASRALVLQRGRLLEDAPVERIVDSPAVDYTRELIAHARATQSAPPPATSAPTAPVLEVAGLSKTFAARRGSEPIAAVDDVSFSLGEGRTLALVGESGSGKSTTARMILRLLDPTAGSISVGGRDVTAVSGRDRLDLWRTVQLVYQNPDSALDPRWSVGRIIAEPLPATTPARERRARVEELLAAVSLPDGAIDKRPGELSGGQRQRVAIARALAPRSSLVVLDEALSALDVITQERVLQLIETIQRDYGVSYLFISHDLSTVRRLAHEVVVLRAGRVVEQGASRDVLAAPRTDYVRELLAAVPGRRLLSEVGPTIPSTIQSDHPEEPR; this is encoded by the coding sequence GTGCCTGACACTCCCGCCCTCGCGCTCGAGGGCCTCTCGCTCGACTACCGGCTCGGCCGGCGCTCGGTGCGCGCGCTCGACGACGTCTCGTTCTCGGTCGCCCGCGGCGAGATCGTCGCGCTGGTCGGCGAGTCCGGGTCGGGCAAGTCGACGATCGCCAACGCCGCGACCGGTCTGCTGCCGACCGACGCGAGCGTCGCCTCCGGCCGCATCGTGGTCGACGGCACCGAGGTCACGCGGCTGTCGGAGCGGCGCTGGAGCCGGATCCGCGGTCGCAAGGTCGGCCTGATCCCGCAGGACCCGGGCGCCAGCCTCACGCCGGTGCTCACGATCGGCGCCCAGGTGGCCGAGATCTTCGCGATCCGCGGCGAGCGCCTCGGCCGGGCGGAGCGTCGCGCGCGCTCGATCGAGCTGCTCGAGATCGCGGAGGTGTCGCGCGCCGCCGACCGCCTGTCGCAGTTCCCGCACGAGCTCTCGGGCGGGCTGAAGCAGCGCATCCTGATCGCGATCGCGTTCGGCCTGAACCCGTCGCTCCTGGTGGCCGACGAGCCGACCTCGGCGCTCGACGTCACGGTGCAGAAGCAGATCCTCCGCGTGCTCGACCGCCTCGCCGCCGACCACGGCACCAGCGTGCTCTTCGTCACCCACGATCTGGCCCTCGCCACCGACCACGCCTCGCGCGCCCTCGTGCTGCAGCGCGGGCGGCTCCTCGAGGACGCGCCGGTCGAGCGGATCGTGGACTCCCCCGCCGTCGACTACACCCGCGAGCTGATCGCGCACGCCCGGGCGACCCAGTCGGCGCCGCCGCCCGCCACCTCCGCGCCGACCGCGCCGGTGCTCGAGGTGGCGGGGCTCTCGAAGACGTTCGCCGCCCGGCGCGGATCGGAGCCCATCGCGGCGGTCGACGACGTGTCGTTCTCGCTCGGCGAGGGGCGGACGCTGGCGCTGGTCGGCGAGTCGGGGTCGGGCAAGTCGACGACGGCGCGGATGATCCTCCGGCTCCTCGACCCCACTGCAGGATCGATCAGCGTCGGCGGCCGCGACGTCACCGCGGTCTCGGGGCGCGATCGGCTCGACCTCTGGCGCACGGTGCAGCTCGTCTACCAGAACCCCGACTCGGCGCTCGATCCGCGCTGGAGCGTCGGCCGGATCATCGCCGAGCCGCTGCCGGCGACGACACCCGCCCGCGAGCGCCGCGCGCGCGTGGAGGAGCTGCTCGCGGCGGTGTCGCTGCCCGACGGCGCGATCGACAAGAGGCCCGGCGAGCTCTCGGGCGGCCAGCGGCAGCGCGTCGCGATCGCCCGCGCGCTCGCTCCGCGCAGCTCGCTCGTGGTGCTCGACGAGGCGCTCAGCGCCCTCGACGTCATCACGCAGGAGCGCGTGCTGCAGCTGATCGAGACGATCCAGCGCGACTACGGAGTCTCGTACCTCTTCATCTCGCACGACCTGTCGACGGTCCGCCGGCTCGCCCACGAGGTGGTCGTGCTGCGCGCCGGCCGCGTCGTGGAGCAGGGCGCCTCCCGCGACGTCCTCGCGGCGCCGCGCACCGACTACGTGCGCGAGCTGCTCGCAGCCGTGCCGGGGCGGCGCCTGCTGTCGGAGGTCGGTCCCACCATCCCGAGCACGATCCAGTCCGACCATCCAGAGGAGCCGCGATGA
- a CDS encoding NmrA family NAD(P)-binding protein: MTLVVTGATGHLGRLAVEHLLARGTAASDILATGRDAARLEALAADLGVRTAVADFEDPASLDAAFSGAEAVLLVSGSEVGKRVSQHTAAIEAAARAGARLVYTSAPRATTSPLILAPEHKATEEAIAAAGIPAVILRNGWYNENYAQTVAELASTGTTLSSAGEGRVSSAARTDYAEAAAVALADPSLVGTVHELSGDTAWTFDELAALVAEVAGREASITHVDSAEHARILTGAGVPEGGVGFVVGLDANIADGLLGETDGSLARLIGHPTTPIRAFVEQELAAR, from the coding sequence ATGACCCTCGTCGTCACCGGAGCCACCGGACACCTCGGCCGCCTCGCGGTCGAGCACCTGCTCGCCCGCGGCACCGCCGCCTCCGACATCCTCGCCACCGGCCGCGACGCCGCCAGGCTCGAGGCGCTCGCCGCCGACCTGGGCGTGCGCACCGCCGTGGCCGACTTCGAGGACCCGGCGTCGCTCGACGCGGCCTTCTCGGGTGCCGAGGCCGTGCTGCTCGTCTCGGGCTCCGAGGTCGGCAAGCGCGTCTCGCAGCACACCGCCGCGATCGAGGCCGCCGCCCGCGCCGGCGCGCGCCTCGTCTACACGAGCGCCCCGAGGGCGACGACGAGCCCGCTGATCCTCGCGCCCGAGCACAAGGCCACGGAGGAGGCGATCGCGGCCGCGGGGATCCCCGCCGTGATCCTCCGCAACGGCTGGTACAACGAGAACTACGCGCAGACCGTGGCCGAGCTCGCCTCGACCGGCACGACCCTCTCGAGCGCCGGCGAGGGCCGCGTCTCGAGCGCCGCCCGCACCGACTACGCGGAGGCGGCGGCCGTCGCCCTCGCCGACCCCTCGCTCGTCGGCACCGTGCACGAGCTCTCGGGCGACACGGCCTGGACCTTCGACGAGCTCGCGGCCCTGGTCGCCGAGGTCGCCGGGCGCGAGGCGTCCATCACGCACGTCGACTCCGCCGAGCACGCGCGGATCCTCACCGGGGCGGGCGTCCCCGAGGGCGGAGTCGGCTTCGTCGTCGGCCTCGACGCGAACATCGCCGACGGCCTGCTCGGCGAGACCGACGGCTCGCTCGCCCGCCTGATCGGCCACCCGACGACCCCGATCCGCGCCTTCGTCGAGCAGGAGCTCGCGGCGCGCTGA
- a CDS encoding NtaA/DmoA family FMN-dependent monooxygenase (This protein belongs to a clade of FMN-dependent monooxygenases, within a broader family of flavin-dependent oxidoreductases, the luciferase-like monooxygenase (LMM) family, some of whose members use coenzyme F420 rather than FMN.) codes for MTRPLRFNAFVMNTPSHIHHGQWRQARARHESFEDLSFWVEVAQTLERGVFDALFFADVVGTYGAVGSSLEVNAREGLQLPNNDPSVLLAALIGSTEHLGLAMTSSILQAHPFEFARRMSTLDHLSKGRVAWNIVTSYQENAARNFGLGRLTEHDARYEQAEEYLDVVYKLWEGSWDDDASTRDKSGAFSDPGSVHRIDHVGEHYRVEGPHLSAPSPQRTPYLFQAGSSPAGRAFAARHAEAQFVGGSTTEQTRELIASTRALTVAAGRDADDVLFFAPLSVIVGSTEREAREREAEIDAHTSIDAHLLHAGMSVDQADGRPFPPETKLRDITTNGNRSTLESMIRLLPDRDATVADLGRLAVRRHPRVVGTPEQIADELSELRDAGVDGINLAHWTLPDTYTDFVDHVMPVLRSRGLARSHYEPGGLRERLTGSARVNPRHPAARYRGAFRA; via the coding sequence ATGACCCGACCGCTCCGCTTCAACGCGTTCGTGATGAACACGCCCTCGCACATCCACCACGGTCAGTGGCGGCAGGCCCGAGCGCGGCACGAGTCGTTCGAGGACCTCTCGTTCTGGGTCGAGGTCGCGCAGACCCTCGAGCGCGGCGTGTTCGACGCCCTCTTCTTCGCCGACGTCGTCGGCACCTACGGCGCGGTCGGCTCCTCGCTCGAGGTCAATGCGCGCGAGGGGCTCCAGCTCCCCAACAACGACCCGTCGGTGCTGCTCGCCGCCCTGATCGGCTCGACCGAGCACCTCGGGCTCGCGATGACCAGCTCGATCCTCCAGGCGCACCCGTTCGAGTTCGCCCGGCGGATGTCGACGCTCGACCACCTGTCGAAGGGCCGCGTCGCCTGGAACATCGTCACCAGCTACCAGGAGAACGCCGCCCGCAACTTCGGTCTCGGCCGCCTGACCGAGCACGACGCGCGCTACGAGCAGGCCGAGGAGTACCTCGACGTCGTCTACAAGCTCTGGGAGGGCTCCTGGGACGACGACGCCTCCACGCGCGACAAGTCCGGCGCCTTCTCGGACCCGGGCTCCGTCCACCGGATCGACCACGTCGGCGAGCACTACCGCGTCGAGGGCCCGCACCTCTCTGCTCCGTCGCCGCAGCGGACGCCGTACCTCTTCCAGGCCGGCTCGTCCCCCGCGGGCCGCGCCTTCGCCGCACGTCACGCCGAGGCGCAGTTCGTCGGCGGATCCACGACCGAGCAGACCCGCGAGCTGATCGCCTCGACCCGCGCGCTGACGGTGGCCGCGGGCCGCGACGCCGACGACGTGCTGTTCTTCGCCCCGCTCTCGGTGATCGTGGGCAGCACCGAGCGCGAGGCCCGCGAGCGCGAGGCCGAGATCGACGCGCACACGAGCATCGACGCCCACCTGCTGCACGCCGGGATGAGCGTCGACCAGGCCGACGGGCGCCCCTTCCCGCCCGAGACGAAGCTCCGCGACATCACCACGAACGGCAATCGCAGCACGCTCGAGTCGATGATCCGGCTGCTGCCCGATCGCGACGCGACCGTCGCCGATCTCGGCCGCCTCGCCGTCCGCAGGCACCCGCGGGTCGTCGGCACGCCCGAGCAGATCGCCGACGAGCTGTCCGAGCTGCGCGATGCCGGAGTCGACGGGATCAACCTCGCGCACTGGACGCTGCCCGACACCTACACGGACTTCGTCGACCACGTGATGCCGGTGCTGCGCTCGCGCGGACTGGCGCGCTCGCACTACGAGCCGGGCGGCCTGCGCGAGCGCCTGACCGGATCGGCGCGGGTGAACCCGCGGCACCCGGCGGCGCGCTACCGCGGCGCCTTCCGCGCCTGA
- a CDS encoding M13-type metalloendopeptidase, translated as MTSTTPRSGIELSELDPATRPQDDLYRHVNGLWIDRTEIPSDKARYGSFHLLQEEAEKAVRDIVVEAQTAHHGTEERMFGDLYASFMDEARAEELGATPIADDLAAVQRIDSIAGLLATVGGLERSGVPGLFGLFVDNDPGSPERYLVFVNQGGLGLPDESYYRESEFASVREAYLPFVGRMLELAGIDAAEGRAKRIVELETDIAAVHWDKVRSRDSQATYNLRSWAEVEELAAGVDLGVWLTAMGAPEGALAEVVVRQPSFLQGLAGLLTDDRLPAWRDWLSWQVIRGAAAYLSSDFVDANFDFYGRTLTGTPQKRERWKRGVSLVEGSLGEAVGRIYVARHFPESAKTAMDGLVANLIEAYRRSIVDLDWMGAETRERALEKLAKFTPKIGYPVRWRDYSALSIDPADLVGNARRVAAFEFDRELGKIGRPLDRDEWFMTPQTINAYYNPGFNEIVFPAAILQFPFFDEGRDSAANYGAIGAVIGHEIGHGFDDQGSRFDGDGRLTDWWTADDRAAFEERTGALIAQYDALAPATTPGHHVNGALTIGENIGDLGGLSIAWKAYLLSLEGKEPPVIDGLTGAQRFFLSWAQAWQQKSRDEETIRLLAIDPHAPAEFRCNQIVRNIDDFYATFDVTEGDSLWLSPSERVVIW; from the coding sequence ATGACCTCGACGACGCCCCGCTCCGGTATCGAACTCTCCGAACTCGACCCGGCGACGCGCCCGCAGGACGACCTCTACCGGCACGTCAACGGCCTGTGGATCGACCGCACCGAGATCCCGAGCGACAAGGCGCGCTACGGCTCGTTCCACCTCCTGCAGGAGGAGGCCGAGAAGGCCGTCCGCGACATCGTCGTCGAGGCGCAGACCGCGCACCACGGCACCGAGGAGCGCATGTTCGGCGACCTCTACGCCTCCTTCATGGACGAGGCCCGCGCCGAGGAGCTCGGCGCGACTCCGATCGCCGACGACCTCGCGGCCGTGCAGCGCATCGACTCGATCGCGGGCCTGCTCGCCACGGTCGGCGGCCTCGAGCGCTCGGGAGTCCCCGGGCTCTTCGGCCTCTTCGTCGACAACGACCCGGGCAGCCCCGAGCGCTACCTCGTCTTCGTCAACCAGGGCGGCCTCGGCCTGCCGGACGAGAGCTACTACCGCGAGTCCGAGTTCGCCTCGGTGCGCGAGGCCTACCTGCCCTTCGTCGGGCGCATGCTCGAGCTCGCCGGCATCGACGCCGCGGAGGGCCGCGCGAAGCGGATCGTCGAGCTCGAGACCGACATCGCCGCCGTGCACTGGGACAAGGTGCGCAGCCGCGACAGCCAGGCCACCTACAACCTCCGCAGCTGGGCCGAGGTCGAGGAGCTGGCCGCCGGCGTCGACCTCGGGGTCTGGCTGACCGCGATGGGCGCTCCGGAGGGGGCGCTCGCCGAGGTCGTCGTCCGCCAGCCGAGCTTCCTCCAGGGTCTCGCCGGCCTGCTGACCGACGACCGCCTCCCCGCGTGGCGCGACTGGCTCAGCTGGCAGGTGATCCGCGGCGCGGCCGCCTACCTCTCGAGCGACTTCGTCGACGCCAACTTCGACTTCTACGGCCGCACCCTCACCGGCACCCCGCAGAAGCGCGAGCGCTGGAAGCGCGGCGTCTCGCTCGTCGAGGGCTCGCTCGGCGAGGCGGTCGGCCGCATCTACGTCGCACGCCACTTCCCCGAGAGCGCCAAGACGGCCATGGACGGCCTGGTCGCGAACCTCATCGAGGCCTACCGCCGCTCGATCGTCGACCTCGACTGGATGGGCGCCGAGACCCGGGAGCGCGCGCTCGAGAAGCTCGCGAAGTTCACGCCGAAGATCGGCTACCCGGTCCGCTGGCGCGACTACTCCGCCCTCTCGATCGACCCGGCCGACCTCGTCGGCAACGCCCGCCGCGTGGCCGCGTTCGAGTTCGACCGCGAGCTCGGCAAGATCGGCCGCCCGCTCGACCGCGACGAGTGGTTCATGACGCCGCAGACGATCAACGCGTACTACAACCCGGGCTTCAACGAGATCGTGTTCCCCGCCGCGATCCTGCAGTTCCCGTTCTTCGACGAGGGCCGCGACTCCGCCGCCAACTACGGGGCGATCGGAGCCGTCATCGGCCACGAGATCGGCCACGGCTTCGACGACCAGGGCTCGCGCTTCGACGGCGACGGCCGGCTGACCGACTGGTGGACGGCCGACGACCGCGCCGCCTTCGAGGAGCGCACCGGCGCGCTGATCGCGCAGTACGACGCGCTCGCGCCCGCCACGACCCCCGGGCACCACGTCAACGGCGCCCTGACGATCGGCGAGAACATCGGCGACCTGGGCGGTCTGAGCATCGCGTGGAAGGCCTACCTGCTCTCGCTCGAGGGCAAGGAGCCCCCCGTGATCGACGGCCTGACCGGCGCTCAGCGCTTCTTCCTGTCGTGGGCGCAGGCCTGGCAGCAGAAGTCCCGCGACGAGGAGACGATCCGCCTCCTCGCCATCGATCCGCACGCTCCGGCCGAGTTCCGCTGCAACCAGATCGTCCGCAACATCGACGACTTCTACGCTACTTTTGACGTCACCGAAGGCGACTCCCTCTGGCTCTCCCCGAGCGAGCGCGTCGTCATCTGGTAG
- a CDS encoding acyl-CoA dehydrogenase family protein: protein MSLSASDLARFRAVIAEVGVESREREQERRLLHPEIAALVASGFTALRVPVALGGAGATLPELFMLLVELGAADPNLPQALRGHFGLVERFLVGGTERDEEWLRRAGAGALFANSQAEKGGSTTTEARLARVDGEWRLTGRKFYTTGTLYADYTWTGALDASGERYGAVVPTAAPGVQVLDDWTGFGQRLTASGTTIFDDVPLGDENVYRVTAEPDWYTLDFRLLLHLLLQATMAGIGRAALEDTLRFVRGRSRSFGVPGESLPREDPRVQSVVGELASRVAAVEALVHDVARDYAAVRERRHADEAERTADYVRVQIRQFEAQQIAVADIVAVTSRLFEVGGASAVLTESGLDRHWRNARTIASHNPAVFRQAAIGAYLLNGTEPETDFRQTLAAPADSMQEAPA, encoded by the coding sequence ATGAGCCTCTCCGCGTCCGATCTCGCCCGCTTCCGCGCCGTGATCGCCGAGGTCGGCGTCGAGTCGCGCGAGCGCGAGCAGGAGCGGCGGCTGCTGCACCCCGAGATCGCGGCGCTCGTCGCCTCCGGCTTCACCGCACTGCGCGTGCCGGTCGCGCTCGGTGGAGCGGGAGCGACGCTCCCCGAGCTGTTCATGCTCCTGGTCGAGCTCGGCGCGGCCGATCCGAACCTCCCGCAGGCGCTGCGCGGCCACTTCGGGCTCGTCGAGCGCTTCCTCGTCGGCGGCACCGAGCGCGACGAGGAGTGGCTGCGCCGGGCGGGCGCGGGCGCGCTGTTCGCGAACTCGCAGGCGGAGAAGGGCGGCTCCACCACGACGGAGGCGCGGCTCGCCCGCGTCGACGGCGAGTGGCGGCTCACGGGCCGCAAGTTCTACACGACCGGCACGCTGTACGCCGACTACACGTGGACCGGCGCGCTCGACGCCTCCGGAGAGCGCTACGGGGCCGTCGTGCCGACCGCGGCTCCCGGCGTGCAGGTGCTCGACGACTGGACCGGCTTCGGCCAGCGCCTCACCGCCAGCGGCACCACGATCTTCGACGACGTGCCGCTCGGCGACGAGAACGTCTACCGCGTCACGGCCGAGCCCGACTGGTACACGCTCGACTTCCGGCTCCTGCTGCACCTGCTGCTGCAGGCGACGATGGCGGGCATCGGCCGGGCCGCGCTCGAGGACACGCTGCGCTTCGTGCGCGGGCGCTCCCGCTCCTTCGGCGTCCCGGGCGAGAGCCTGCCGCGCGAGGATCCGCGGGTGCAGTCCGTCGTCGGCGAGCTCGCGAGCCGGGTCGCCGCGGTCGAGGCCCTCGTGCACGACGTCGCGCGCGACTACGCCGCGGTGCGCGAGCGCCGGCACGCGGACGAGGCCGAGCGGACGGCCGACTACGTGCGCGTGCAGATCCGCCAGTTCGAGGCGCAGCAGATCGCGGTGGCCGACATCGTGGCGGTGACCTCGCGCCTGTTCGAGGTGGGCGGCGCCTCCGCGGTGCTGACCGAGTCGGGCCTCGACCGGCACTGGCGCAATGCCCGCACCATCGCCTCCCACAACCCCGCCGTCTTCCGCCAGGCGGCGATCGGCGCGTACCTGCTGAACGGCACCGAGCCAGAGACCGACTTCCGGCAGACGCTCGCGGCGCCCGCAGACTCGATGCAGGAGGCCCCCGCATGA
- a CDS encoding LLM class flavin-dependent oxidoreductase, with protein sequence MTADAPRKPLRFSAFVMNTASHIQHGLWRHPEARQHEFTSLALWTDLARTLERGRFDAIFFADVLGLYGPARGDYTVNAREGLQFPSNDPSVLLGALAAVTEHLGLVFTSSVLQAHPFEFARRVSTLDHLSGGRVGWNVVTSAQESAARNFGADGLEEHDERYRWAEEYLEVVYKLWEGSWDDDALVRDKAIGHPQDAVFADATGIHRIDHEGPRYRVAGPHQSPPSPQRTPVIFQAGSSPAGSAFAARHAEGQFVLTSGLDRTRTLIEQTRAKVSATGRDPGDLAFFLGLAFVTGDTEEAAQRKAAELDEYLSSDGFLLHSNLAFDPRTGEALDPDTPLSELSTGTNVSHLQWMRELSPDPDPRVRDLATLAAKLRGRIVGTPEQIADRLAEWQEAGIDGINVMNWILPGSFEEFVDHVIPVLQERGLAQREYTPGTLRQKLFGRDQLPEEHPARRYRGAFSAAEAAR encoded by the coding sequence ATGACCGCCGACGCACCGAGGAAGCCGCTGCGCTTCTCGGCCTTCGTGATGAACACCGCCTCGCACATCCAGCACGGGCTGTGGCGTCATCCCGAGGCGCGCCAGCACGAGTTCACGTCGCTCGCCCTCTGGACCGATCTCGCCCGCACCCTCGAGCGCGGCCGCTTCGACGCGATCTTCTTCGCCGACGTCCTCGGTCTCTACGGCCCGGCCCGCGGCGACTACACCGTCAACGCCCGCGAGGGCCTGCAGTTCCCGAGCAACGACCCCTCCGTGCTCCTCGGCGCCCTGGCCGCCGTGACCGAGCACCTCGGCCTCGTCTTCACCTCCTCGGTGCTGCAGGCGCACCCGTTCGAGTTCGCCCGCCGCGTGTCGACGCTCGACCACCTCTCGGGCGGCCGCGTCGGCTGGAACGTGGTGACCAGCGCGCAGGAGAGCGCCGCCCGCAACTTCGGCGCCGACGGCCTCGAGGAGCACGACGAGCGCTACCGCTGGGCCGAGGAGTACCTCGAGGTCGTCTACAAGCTCTGGGAGGGCTCGTGGGACGACGACGCGCTGGTGCGCGACAAGGCGATCGGCCACCCGCAGGACGCGGTCTTCGCCGACGCGACCGGGATCCACCGCATCGACCACGAGGGCCCGCGCTACCGCGTGGCCGGCCCGCACCAGAGCCCGCCGTCACCCCAGCGCACCCCCGTGATCTTCCAGGCCGGCTCCTCCCCCGCCGGCAGCGCCTTCGCGGCCCGCCACGCCGAGGGGCAGTTCGTCCTCACCTCCGGTCTCGACAGGACCCGCACCCTGATCGAGCAGACCCGCGCGAAGGTCTCGGCGACCGGTCGCGATCCGGGCGATCTCGCCTTCTTCCTCGGCCTCGCCTTCGTCACGGGAGACACCGAGGAGGCGGCGCAGAGGAAGGCCGCCGAGCTCGACGAGTACCTCTCGAGCGACGGCTTCCTGCTGCACAGCAACCTCGCCTTCGACCCGAGGACCGGCGAGGCGCTCGACCCCGACACTCCGCTCTCCGAGCTCTCGACCGGCACCAACGTCAGCCACCTGCAGTGGATGCGCGAGCTCTCGCCCGATCCCGATCCGCGGGTCCGCGATCTGGCGACCCTCGCGGCCAAGCTGCGCGGGCGGATCGTCGGCACGCCCGAGCAGATCGCCGACCGCCTCGCCGAGTGGCAGGAGGCGGGCATCGACGGCATCAACGTCATGAACTGGATCCTCCCGGGCAGCTTCGAGGAGTTCGTCGACCACGTGATCCCGGTGCTGCAGGAGCGCGGGCTCGCCCAGCGCGAGTACACGCCCGGCACCCTGCGGCAGAAGCTCTTCGGCCGCGACCAGCTGCCCGAGGAGCACCCCGCCCGCCGCTACCGCGGGGCGTTCTCGGCGGCGGAGGCGGCACGATGA
- a CDS encoding DUF4190 domain-containing protein, producing MTMPPPPAPPAPEPNDAPLPAYGTPPAPARSGLAITALILGITSVVIAVLPFVFGLAFPIAIAGVVVGIIALVRRKPPRAFSITGLVLSAVGFVIAVVVVIVAVVQLASALDELDGTGFSESSETAAPLPLDEETTEEEPPAADDLTLGFGETLTYTDGVSLSVTAPTEFAPTEYASGADQAVNVVFTFTIENGSDQNLDPYTYAAVSSGGVEASRIFDIDNAVGDISTGPSTVILPGGSVTWQEAYSLTDPASIVLQLSPSFDYQEAIFTNTQ from the coding sequence ATGACCATGCCGCCGCCCCCTGCCCCGCCCGCTCCCGAGCCGAACGACGCGCCGCTGCCGGCGTACGGGACGCCTCCGGCTCCGGCGCGGAGCGGGCTCGCGATCACGGCGCTGATCCTGGGCATCACCTCCGTCGTGATCGCCGTCCTGCCGTTCGTGTTCGGGCTGGCGTTCCCGATCGCGATCGCCGGAGTCGTCGTCGGCATCATCGCGCTGGTGCGCCGGAAGCCCCCGCGCGCCTTCTCGATCACGGGGCTCGTGCTCAGCGCGGTCGGCTTCGTGATCGCGGTCGTCGTCGTGATCGTCGCCGTCGTGCAGCTCGCGAGCGCCCTCGACGAGCTCGACGGCACCGGCTTCTCGGAGTCGTCGGAGACCGCGGCGCCGCTGCCGCTCGACGAGGAGACGACCGAGGAGGAGCCTCCCGCGGCGGACGATCTGACGCTCGGCTTCGGCGAGACCCTCACCTACACCGACGGCGTGAGCCTCTCGGTGACCGCGCCGACGGAGTTCGCGCCCACCGAGTACGCGTCCGGCGCCGACCAGGCGGTGAACGTGGTCTTCACCTTCACGATCGAGAACGGCTCCGACCAGAACCTCGACCCGTACACCTACGCCGCGGTCAGCTCGGGCGGGGTGGAGGCGTCGCGCATCTTCGACATCGACAACGCCGTGGGCGACATCAGCACCGGGCCCTCGACGGTGATCCTGCCCGGCGGGTCGGTGACGTGGCAGGAGGCGTACTCGCTCACGGACCCGGCGAGCATCGTGCTGCAGCTGAGCCCGAGCTTCGACTACCAGGAAGCGATCTTCACGAACACGCAGTAG
- a CDS encoding serine hydrolase — MVIPTHDTRRENRRARRGRHKGTHEHDNFQSGFDALGRLAIDGVVVSARAVDLATGRTLFAVDDSVSMPTAGVGTVLLLIEVAARLANDPQENLRLVDRTAIDAVADAGLWQHLQIPSMPVADLAAFVGATNDNLATNVLLRRVGLDAVRERAESLGLSRTALLDVVRDERGPDDAPQLSIGSARELTWLLATLANGEVVDAAVSSRVIGWLSLNSDLSMVASAFGLDPQSHRKPDHGVLLVNTTGTDAGVRAEVGVLRGPRAGVSYAVVTQFDDTNLHYRLAVLEGMRTLGTDLLEYVH, encoded by the coding sequence GTGGTGATCCCCACCCACGACACCCGCCGCGAGAACCGTCGCGCCCGCCGGGGGCGCCACAAGGGCACGCACGAGCACGACAACTTCCAGAGCGGGTTCGACGCGCTCGGCCGCCTCGCGATCGACGGAGTCGTGGTCTCGGCCCGCGCGGTCGACCTCGCGACCGGCCGCACCCTGTTCGCCGTCGACGACTCCGTCTCGATGCCCACGGCGGGCGTCGGAACGGTGCTGCTGCTGATCGAGGTCGCGGCGCGGCTCGCGAACGATCCGCAGGAGAACCTGCGCCTCGTCGACCGCACCGCGATCGACGCGGTGGCCGACGCGGGCCTCTGGCAGCACCTCCAGATCCCGTCCATGCCGGTCGCCGATCTGGCGGCGTTCGTGGGGGCGACGAACGACAACCTCGCGACCAACGTCCTCCTCCGCCGGGTCGGCCTCGACGCCGTGCGCGAGCGCGCCGAGTCGCTCGGCCTCTCGCGGACGGCGCTGCTCGACGTGGTGCGCGACGAGCGCGGCCCCGACGACGCCCCGCAGCTCTCGATCGGCTCGGCGCGCGAGCTGACGTGGCTGCTGGCGACGCTCGCCAACGGCGAGGTGGTCGACGCGGCCGTCAGCTCGCGGGTGATCGGCTGGCTCTCGCTGAACAGCGACCTGTCGATGGTCGCCTCGGCGTTCGGACTCGACCCGCAGTCGCACCGGAAGCCCGACCACGGGGTGCTGCTCGTCAACACCACCGGCACCGACGCCGGTGTCCGCGCCGAGGTCGGCGTGCTGCGCGGCCCGCGGGCCGGTGTGTCGTACGCGGTCGTGACGCAGTTCGACGACACGAACCTGCACTACCGCCTCGCCGTGCTCGAGGGCATGCGGACTCTGGGCACGGACCTGCTGGAGTACGTGCACTGA